TTTGCTGtcacgcttataccatttgagctatattTTATTGGTATTATCCAATTATATAGTATCTCTGACAATTCTCAATATATGATTATTGGGGCTTATTCAAATAGAAAATCAGGATAAAATaagaggaatttgcacaaaacactcctttttttaacttatttgttctgaatacctcaatttcaaaaatttatttttgtactctatttttctattatttttagttgtacctcaattagcaaaataacttatttgtatttttactctccTTCTTTTAAACATATGCATAtttcattttcctttttttttctctcctttttctctttcctctttcttctttcttttttcgtttttttcttttctctctcctttttctctttcttccttctcattttttttctctcacttctttttctctctcttctttttctttttcttcttcttcttcttcttcttctttcctctacaacttttttttacttcgtttttcttaaatctgctttttctattttccacattatacaaatgaactccaagacaaagaaatttgaataaaaaaagcgTTTAACAGATAATATGATGGTGATAGATGAGAaagttctttttcttcttcttctcttcttcttcttcttcttcttcttcttctcttcttcttctacttttttctttctatgttgtttcaaattattttagcatcgttttttggaattttttacaactttttttgaaaaaatcgtaatgttcttcattaatgatattttgacctggttttcaaatgttttaaattaattttagaaatcgtttgaaactgttttctcgaaactgttttatactgttcgaaacctttgtagacggtttgaaactgttttatactgtttgaaactgttattttttaaactgtttgaaagtgttttttagaaactgttttagactgcttgagatctttggaaacggtttgcaactgttttatactgtttgaaacctttgtaaacggtttgaaactgtttttttaaaactgttattttttatgtaaacggtttgaaactgtttgatactatttgaaactgttattttataaactattgaaaagtattttttagaatctgttttagacaatttgagacctttgtaaacggtttgaaactgttttatactgttcgaaactgttttttgaaactgtttgaaactgttattttttagactgtttaaaagcttttagaaactgttttagactgtttgaaacctttgtaaacggtttgaaaccgtaattgaaactgtactcgaaaccgtttgaaacctttttaatagatttttaatgagaacaaataaattaataatttacagttttctttgttttttaagaaagttatgatcgttagATTTGAATTCGAAGTGAAATTTGAAACTATTTGATtaggaattaaaaattcgagcggatcgaaattaaatttgaaagtcacaataattttttaaaaagtaatgatagaattagagaaatcaatttgttgaattgttatgagctgaagattttaaattgaattgttgatttgttgttttttttctctttaaatgagttgagaagagaagaagaagaagaagaagaacaaactTTAAATAAAGTGTGTTAGGTATAAGtggagtataaaaaataaagagcagagtaaaaaaataaatggttgaCACGCTTGGGGTATGTAAATCAAGTTAGAATTTTAGGGTTActaaatgctaatatttttctaatttaggtAATTAGCTAATTCTCTCATAAAATAATGCATATAAGCCCAATTATGTAGCATCTGTGAAAATTGTTAGGATATGATTGAACTTATTAAAATACagaataaaaataagatatgCATATAAGCTGCATTTTTTATTGAAACACCAGGCATACACTTTAACAGTGTGCCATTATTTGTTCTCTTCTCTTAGAGTCATAATCTTCAACAGTGTAAAATTACATGGAATCAACCAATTCCACAATTCCATTCCCAAATGATCTTTGATTATAGCAGTCCAGATTGTCACCATATCCAACTCCAAATAGGTCGCAGTAGCGCTTATAGAACCCGATGCGATCGTCAACCCTTGCGTCCCATCCCCGACCGCATTCAAGGGCACCGTTGATGATGTTTGTGAGCACCCCATAACCTGGAAGTCGGCCCGCGGACCTGTCGGCTCCAGACGGAGACCAACGACCAGTAATAACGTCATGGCACGATGGTTTTGGCGATTGCGGAGTCATCCAGAACCATATTGCTGCTTTAAATGAAATGACTGCATCAGTAGCAACAAGGTCCGGGTTGTTCAGAAGATCTACTCCTATGGCTTTTCCGCACTGCCCATAATTGTAGTTCCTGTATAATTTGAATTGAATCGTcgtgaaaatattaaatgaaatcTAATAATTGCATTGCACCGATACAGAAAGCCAATTTCATTGAGTTAAAagtattttagaattttataaattaaattcggctccaatttttttaaaattgatgttcGTTTTTTGTTGCCTATCTGGTTTCGATGGTCTCGCCCTAACTAATTTGAATCTGACctgcgtcgcgcacctggcatagTGGGTGAGTCTGCTAGCAGAGATTTTCTGCATTTACAAGACTCGAACCCAAGACCTTGTTTAAGCGATATCaaaccgcttaccacttgaaccaaccCCCGTTGgttaaaattgatgtttttattatcaaaCTGAATTGAATAACCGAATCGAATTGATACAAAATCTAGTTCAGCTTGATTTGGCATTATAAATTCACTCCTCCTCTTTACTAACCGAATCGAAAAACCTAACCGCCTAATTCGGTTCGATCCAGATTCATATATGTTGAATTCTTATAAATTTAGCTCACACTAGTTCACTTTtgaaaatctaaattttaattcagtTTACTTTGATTTGGCTGTAACAAAATGCCATTCACTAGTTTGAACTTTTGCGTATATTGGCGTTTTAATGTACTGCGGTTTTTTCGATTGAAAGATCTACGGTTACATTATTTGCAAAAGATAAAATGAGGTCGTACTATTTTACGCTGCATATCGaataagtaatttataaatGGGAATgttatatagaaattaaaataataatttttttgaacaaattgatattttgagaaatttgagcACATACCATGTAAGTTGCATAGGACCTCTACCGTAATATTGCCTGTTAGGAGCGCATGGATAAGTAGAAGTGGGTGAACAATAAGTTGCAGGACTTCGCTCTCTATTAAAGCAATATCCCCAGGCGTATGGACCGTCAGGAGCGCTGGGCCACCCTCCTGTCATGTTAATTTGTTAATATGATATCAATGTATAGCTACCCTATTCAAATCAAAGAAATATCATATTATATGCTTCGAATATTccaatatattataaaataacaataatgtaaaaatactaataaaacaTTTGTCAAACTAATAATATCATTCAAacctttttcatattttttcacgTATTCGTTTCCCTCTTTTTAAATAGGTCTagtggtaaaaaaaaaaatcaaacatttacaacttgttgtaatttaaaccaaattttttaatttttataataatagacaaattgtattttttttgttgcaataatagccaGATTGGTGAtcaaacttgttgttttcaattaagatattagactattattattttttaatgtataataatatattaaaagtcacaagaagtggcaaaaaaactcaaaaaaattcacataaaaagtgcgaTTTAGTTATTattgtaacaaaaaaataaaatttggctattattgcaaaaattaaaatatttagtttaaattaaaacaagtcataaaagtttggatttattttgccaTTAAGCCATTTAAATAAACTATACATGACCCCTCATATTGCAATTATGAATAATGAACATTTAAATATTGGacatttaatttcttttttttgtgtCTATCATTAGATCCTCATAAATTATATCTCTAATCCGAATTCctgtttataaaatattattctttttaaatgaaatatatttaattatcaaaaaaaaaatgaaacataagTAAGATATTAGAGGTAGAAATAAACTCCTAAGGACCTTTTCAATATTTTGCACTGTCAAATTCTGCGACGATTTATTATATGTATACCTCATGATAATCTTTTACTATTTGATATAGCCTCTCTTTGGTTtagaaatataaacaaataaagatCGTACGGGTTTGATCTGCCATCTAGGCGCCATAATCACGGGTTTATACTCCGGCTATGTCATTTCTAATACATAGAGTGATTGGGACTACAGTGTTGGCCATTTTTGCCCAAAACTGTCCACGAAATTTGACATTAATCCTTAATTTCGGTTCGGAAGTCTCATGTTTATTTGAACATGAGGGAATCTCAATccgatatatatataataaaagaaGTAAAACAAACCGGTAGTTTCATGAGACGTCTGGCCGAAGAAAGCAGCAATCTCCTTTTTACGTGAGGCAGCATCACCGGTGGTTCCAAAACCAGGAAAAGACTTGGCTGCAGAAATAAAAGCATCATAACTGTAGAATCCCTTGGCAGGACAAGCATTATCATTTCGATGCTTCAGCAGTTGATCAAATGTGGACCGTGAGATGACACTACCAAGgtctccaccaccaccaccaccaccacctccgcCACCACCACACTGGCTTTGGCAGCCGGCACCACAGTATTGATCGGTGTTACCGCACCAACCAAATTGGCTGCAACATAAACCCCCTGGACAAAGGGCACCCCCAGCTTGTCTTCCGCATTGCTCACCTATGACTGCTCCAAAGAAAAGAGACAAAATAGTAAATGTCCAAATATTCATTTTTCTTCTGATTTTGTGGAAAATTTAGAAGCTAGATATGGCTATAtaaagagattttttttttggattttcatTTATTGTTTTTGAGTTAATTATTGCTAGACTTTTTCAATCGCAGTGGCTGCTTTTGACTCTAAGCTTATCCACCTTCTTGATTTTCTTTGTTTCTCGAACGACAACGTCAAGTTTTATAGTACATGGCGGCTATTATATCCATTAAAATTACAGTCTAAATTCACTTAATATGGACACTACAATATCCACTGGGTTAGTGTAATTGATTCTCCTATCTActatatatttgatttattttattttgataattaaaatttaataaaattatttttgtttaaatataaaataaaataaaaataattcattaacTGAGTTTTGGTGACATAATGttaattttctttcattttattGATTAATAGTTCTTCttgatgaaataaaaataaagtttattaaataaaataaaaaaaattccacaaatttaattattaaaaaaagataaaatgattttttaaatccACAACTTTAACCattatatcaaatatatatatccCTAAATTATAATGCGGGCATTTAGGTCCGCCAGttttataaattggataaatAACTCCCGGTCTCAAACTATACCTATTGCTTAgattaatatctaattttatttcatattgGTTTGAAATGAGGATTATTTGTCCAAAAATAGATTTGAATCAATGCTTGGgtatatttatttcaatttataaaattaatggatCAAAATGTgctaattactaaaaagatgtatttgataaaataattaaagttgCGGATctaaaaaaagaatttttttaaaataaaataatttaaaagtttaatggctttgaaaattaattaaaactgcCCGCACGGGTTTTGGTCTAGTGGTATAAACTTCAGCCATCTAGGCGCtaaaggtcgcgggttcgaattTCGGCTACGTCCTTTCTTAATATGCAGTGGTTGACATTGGATTGTTGGCTATTATAGCCCGGAATTACCATATATGTAggcttgcgggcggtccacatTCCGGGATTTgacaataatattaaatttcgaATCAATAAAGTGACAAAAAAGAATCAATCAAAACTTTTTAGGGAGGCTGTTGTGAAATTTAGGCGCAACaaacaattataatataaattagaaaaaaaaagttgattaaaaaacattatttatGTGGTTCCTCAAGCGATTATATCCACAAGTGAAATGAATTTATTCACAAAATAATATCACGATTACATAAAAATGGTAATTTCTCACTAGAATTCTTAAATTCTTTAAAACACTGAATtggtttaaaaacaatttaaaaataaactcaaATAATGTTTAAAGTTTAGTAATATGTATCACAGTTTTAAATTCTACATATTGTTTGTCTATTAATAAAGATCAAACTATtcttttccttaaaaaaacttttcttttctctttaaaagacgTTAGCCgccaatgatttttttttcggCTGTCTTAATGGTTTATTTTTACCATTAatgtaatgattttttttatgttattttaatttcatataatataCTCCATCCATTTTAAAAAGAATGACGTTTTGAGTTATGccacatatattaaaaatgtcATCAATACATACAAACTTTCCAAAACTACCCTTAATAAATATAGGGACCGTTTGGTTCGTCATAAAAAGGGGGGAATGAGAATGGGAATGATTCCtattgttttgtcaaattgcaCCAGagaatgggaatgtgattaccccctCAATGGGAATCACCCATTCTCTCCTTACCCCATGGGAATGGACTTTTGGGAAtggaaatcaaaattttacaaaatattttaataataaatattaaatatataattattaaaaaaactatttttaaatatttattttaaaaaatatacttaaaataaaaaaaaattaaatttttttttttaaaataattttttattttttttattttttttattttttcgaaaatattttttaaattttttcaaaaatatttttttagaatttttttaaaataattttttaaatttttttaaaataattttattatttaatataaaaaaaatatttaaaaaaaataaaaaaaatatttttaataaataaataatttttttattaaactttatccattcccattcctacactaattttgaacaaaacaaaaaatgaaaacaatcatttccATTCTCATTCTGATTTTCATTTCCAACCTTGTACCAAACAGCCCATAGAATCTTCTTCATCTTCCCTAcctcttttatttttcatttggaTCAAAATCTGCAAATCTCATACAAAATACCAAAAAAGAATCCATAGAGATTGAGATGTAAAACACtacagtaatttt
This window of the Mercurialis annua linkage group LG5, ddMerAnnu1.2, whole genome shotgun sequence genome carries:
- the LOC126680623 gene encoding probable inactive chitinase-like protein LaCIC, whose translation is MNIWTFTILSLFFGAVIGEQCGRQAGGALCPGGLCCSQFGWCGNTDQYCGAGCQSQCGGGGGGGGGGGGDLGSVISRSTFDQLLKHRNDNACPAKGFYSYDAFISAAKSFPGFGTTGDAASRKKEIAAFFGQTSHETTGGWPSAPDGPYAWGYCFNRERSPATYCSPTSTYPCAPNRQYYGRGPMQLTWNYNYGQCGKAIGVDLLNNPDLVATDAVISFKAAIWFWMTPQSPKPSCHDVITGRWSPSGADRSAGRLPGYGVLTNIINGALECGRGWDARVDDRIGFYKRYCDLFGVGYGDNLDCYNQRSFGNGIVELVDSM